The following coding sequences lie in one Desulfovibrio legallii genomic window:
- a CDS encoding PD40 domain-containing protein, translated as MKKVLLLLTLGLWLALEGGAQAAMRVDIYGPGQNIVNLALAAPIKGPQTQASGMGTELQKIVEQNLSFLPFMRLTDPRAVLGGVLLAGYEPPSLDFKRFQLAGSDIVVTTFWPEGDSGTRPVQIRAFETNTGGRLFGKEYPKVSSRDLPEVADRFCADLLEALTGNGSFFRSTLTFVKKTGKLSANVWLVKPTGRDLRQITNLAGESMSPAWSPDGRFIVFTHIDQKSHALGVWDRSTGKVQRIRFPGNVVIGPAFMPDNKVAVALSNGKYPVIFQLNHVFQKERVLEQGNSINVSPTFDKTGTKMAFTSSRLGGPQIFLKDLSSGSTTRVSMNGTYNTEANLSPDGTLVVYSRMTDFGHRIFVQDMLTGMERQITFGPGSDEQPSFCADSYFIAFASTRGGGRGIYLTTRHGGDAKRVPTGGGPASFPRWGMPGAAK; from the coding sequence ATGAAAAAAGTGCTGCTTCTCCTCACTCTGGGGCTCTGGCTGGCGCTGGAGGGCGGTGCGCAGGCCGCCATGCGCGTGGACATTTACGGCCCTGGCCAGAACATCGTCAATCTGGCCCTGGCCGCGCCCATCAAAGGCCCGCAGACCCAGGCCAGCGGCATGGGCACGGAACTGCAGAAAATTGTGGAACAGAACCTCAGTTTTCTGCCCTTTATGCGCCTCACGGACCCCAGGGCTGTGCTGGGCGGCGTGCTGCTGGCGGGCTACGAACCGCCCAGCCTGGATTTCAAACGCTTTCAGCTGGCTGGTTCCGACATTGTGGTGACCACCTTCTGGCCCGAGGGCGACAGTGGCACCCGCCCGGTGCAGATCCGCGCGTTTGAAACCAACACGGGCGGCCGCCTGTTCGGCAAGGAATACCCCAAGGTTTCTTCCCGCGATCTGCCCGAAGTGGCGGACCGTTTCTGCGCCGACCTGCTGGAAGCCCTTACGGGCAACGGCTCTTTTTTCCGCTCCACGCTGACCTTTGTGAAAAAGACGGGCAAACTCAGCGCCAACGTCTGGCTGGTCAAACCCACGGGCCGCGACCTGCGGCAGATCACCAACCTGGCCGGCGAATCCATGTCCCCGGCCTGGTCGCCCGACGGGCGCTTCATTGTCTTTACCCACATTGACCAGAAATCCCACGCTCTGGGCGTATGGGACCGCTCCACCGGCAAGGTGCAGCGCATCCGCTTTCCCGGCAACGTGGTCATCGGTCCGGCCTTTATGCCCGACAATAAGGTAGCCGTGGCCCTTTCCAACGGCAAGTACCCGGTCATCTTCCAGCTTAACCACGTCTTCCAGAAAGAAAGGGTGCTGGAACAGGGCAATTCCATCAATGTGTCCCCCACCTTTGATAAAACCGGCACCAAGATGGCCTTTACCTCCTCCCGGCTGGGCGGGCCGCAGATTTTCCTCAAGGATCTGAGCAGCGGCAGCACCACCCGCGTCAGCATGAACGGCACCTACAATACTGAAGCCAACCTCTCCCCCGACGGCACCCTAGTGGTCTACAGCCGCATGACAGACTTCGGCCACCGCATTTTTGTGCAGGACATGCTCACGGGCATGGAGCGGCAGATCACCTTCGGCCCCGGCAGCGACGAGCAGCCCTCCTTCTGTGCGGACAGCTACTTCATCGCTTTTGCCTCCACCAGGGGCGGCGGGCGCGGCATTTACCTCACCACCAGGCACGGCGGCGATGCCAAGCGCGTGCCCACGGGCGGCGGGCCCGCCTCCTTCCCGCGCTGGGGCATGCCCGGCGCCGCGAAATAG